The genomic stretch CAAGCGCCAGGGTTGTTTTGCCTACCTGGCGAGGTCCCATAAGGGCTACAGCCGGGCTGCGGTCCAGTGCATCCTGTAAAGCGGTTTCTAAACGACGGGTAATCATCTATGCAAATTTAACATGAAATGTTGAATTTGCAGACTTGGAAGGGAAATAACCCTGCAAATTTAACATGAAATGTTGAATTTGCAGGGTTGGAAGGCTTTATAAAAGTGCTTTGATCTTTTCTATTACCTGAGAAAGGTTGCTGGCGTCCTGGCCGCCGGCCGTGGCCAGGTTCTTCTGACCGCCGCCGCCGCCTTTGATGAGGGGGGCTACCTGTTCCTTGATGAGCTTACCGGCGTCCAGTCCTTTGGCGGCCACTACCGTATCGGCAATGCCCACGGCTACAAAGGGCTTACCGCCGATATTGGCGCAGAGCACAGCTACATAATCGTTCAGGTTATTTTTCAGGTCGAAGCAGAGTTTCTTCAGTGCATCGGCATTGCCTACTTCCACAATATCTCCTACAAACGTAATACCGTTCACGATCTCGTCTTTTTGCAGCAGCTCGTTGCGGACGCCTACCAGGATCCTGTTCTCCAGGTGGTCCAGTTTCTTTTTCAGGTCTGCATTTTCAGTTTGCAGGCTTTCAACGGCTTTGACCAGCTCTTTGGGATTCTTGAGGCTTTCGCGGACAGCGCGCAGCTGGCTGAACTGCTCCTGGATATAGTTTTCTGCAGCAAGGCCACAGAGCGCTTCCAGGCGGCGCACGCCTGCGGCAACAGCTGATTCCTGTTTAATGCGGAACAGGCCCAGCTCGCCGGTGGCGCCCACATGGGTGCCGCCACAAAGCTCTACGGAATATTGCGGATCCATGATCACCACACGCACCACATCGCCGTATTTTTCGCCGAAGAGGGCCATGGCGCCCAGTTGCAGGGCTTCTTCCTTGGGCAGTTCCTTTATTACTACAGGGATATTTTCCCGGATCTTTTCATTGACGAGGGCTTCTACCCGGGCGATCTCTTCGTCCGTCATGCGGGCGAAGTGGGAGAAGTCGAACCGCAGGTACTCATTATTCACCAGTGACCCTTTCTGTGCCACATGCGTACCCAATACTTTACGCAGGGCGGCATGCAGGAGGTGGGTGGCGGAGTGGTGAACAGCTGTTGACTGGCGGCGGGCCATATCAACCTGCGCAGTCACCACGGCGGTGATATTGATGGGCAGGGTATCGGTGAAATGGATGATGAGGTCGTTCTCTTTCCTGGTATCTGTTACAGGGACCAGCTCGCCATCAAAAGACAGGGTGCCGGTATCACCTACCTGGCCGCCGCTTTCTGCATAGAAAGGCGTGGTGTCCAGGATCAGCTGGAAAGACTCTTTGCCTTTGGCCTTTACTTTCCGGTACCTGGAGACCTTGGTCATGGTTTCCAGCTGCTGGTAGCCCACAAAAGTATTGGGTTTGGCATCCGGCATCAGCACTACCCAGTCTTCCGTGTCCAGGGTGGTGGCGGCGCGGCTGCGGTCCTTCTGCTGTTTCATTTCCTTATCGAAACCGGCCTCATCCACTTCCAGGTTGTTTTCCCGGGCAATGAGTCGGGTGAGGTCGATGGGAAAACCGTAGGTATCGTACAATTCAAACGCGGCAGTACCATTGATAGTGGCGTTTTTAGCGCCATTGATCAGTTCATCCATTTTGCGCAGGCCTTTGTCGAGGGTGCGGAGGAAGGCTTCTTCTTCTTCCTTCACTACTTTACTGACAAAGTCCACCTGTTGCTGAAGTTCCGGGAAAACGGTCTGGAACTGGCCGGCCAGGATGGGTACCAGCTGGTGCAGCAGGGGTTGTTTATATTCCAGGTAAGAATAATAATAGCGAACGGCGCGGCGCAGGATGCGGCGGATCACATAGCCGGCGCCCGTATTGGAAGGCAGCTGGCCATCGGCAATGGTGAAGCTGATGGCGCGGATATGGTCGGCGATCACGCGGAAGGCTACGGCAGGCTTGCTGTCGCTGAAATCATATTTTTTACCGCAGATCCCTTCGGTAGCGGCAATGGTGCCGGTGAAGAGATCGGTATCGTAGTTGGATTGTTTACCCTGAAGAACGCGTACCAGCCTTTCCAGGCCCATACCGGTATCCACGTGTTTGGCGGGCAGGGATTGCAGGCTGCCGTCCTTGAGGCGGTTGAACTGCATGAATACGTTATTCCAGATCTCGATCACCTGGGGGTGGTCATTGTTTACGAGGGCTTTGCCGTCCACTGCTTTCCTTTCGTCGTCCGTGCGGCAGTCCACATGGATCTCAGAGCAGGGACCGCAGGGGCCGGTATCGCCCATCTCCCAGAAATTATCTTTTTTATTGCCCATGAGGATGCGCTCTTCTGCGATCCATTTTTTCCATTCAGTGAGGGCTTCCTCGTCCTGGGGCAGGTTTTCTTTGGTGTCGCCTTCAAAGATGGTGACATAGAGCCGGTCCCTGGGGATCTTATATACTTCGGTCAGCAGCTCCCAGCTCCAGGCAATGGCTTCTTTCTTGAAATAATCGCCAAAGCTCCAGTTGCCGAGCATTTCAAACATGGTATGGTGGTAGGTGTCAACACCTACTTCCTCCAGGTCGTTGTGCTTACCGCTGACGCGGAGGCATTTCTGGGTATCGGCCACGCGCGGATGCGGGGCGGCTTTGTTGCCCAGGAAATAATCTTTGAACTGGTTCATCCCTGCGTTGGTGAACAGCAGGGTGGGGTCATTCTTGATAACGATTGGCGCCGAAGGCACAATGCTGTGGCCTTTGGACTGGAAGAAATCTAAGAAATGCTGGCGTATAGCTGCGCTTGTCATCATATTTCGGAACAATCTTTGTTAAATGAAGGCCTCACTACCTGTGCAATTTGAAAAATTTTAGTTTCTTGCACCCCGCAGGAGTTTTGGCGAAAAACAAAAATTCTGCATATTCGTGCAGGTTTATGTATTTTGCTCTGATTGACGTGGTGCAAAGGTAATCGAAATCAACCTGTTTTGACCGGAAAACAAACGCTGTGAACCACGGTGGCTGATGAAAAAGATCAAGTATTTCTATAATACCAATACGCTTCGATACGAAAAGCTGGAAACCCCTTTGCGGGTCAAATTGCTGCGCGTACTGGGATTTATATCCGCGGCCATTGTAACGGCCATCATCATTGTCTCTATCGCCTACCGCTATTTTCCCTCCGCCAATGAAAAAACGCTGATGGCTGAAAATGAAAAGCTGGAAGAGCAGTTCATGGTGCTGGAGGAGCGGACCAAAAAGATCCAGCAGCAGGTGGGCGAGCTGGAAAAAAGAGATAACGAGGTCTACCGCACTATTTTTGAAGCCAACCCTATCCCGGACAGTATCCGTTCCCGGGAAATAGAACAGCAGAAAGAGCTTAAACTGGTCATGAGCCTGACCAATTCCCAACTGGAGAATTCTATTGTCAATACCCTCAACAACCTCACTAACCGCATTGGCAGCCAGGAGGCTTCCTATACTGATATCGCCAAATTCATCAGCAATAAAGAAGAACTGCTGGCCAGCACGCCCGCCATCCAGCCCGTCAGTAATGCTGATATGAAACGGGTAGCTTCGGGTTTTGGTTACCGCATTGATCCGGTATACAAGACCGTGAAATTCCATGCAGGCCTTGATTTTTCCGCTCCCCAGGGTACGCCGATCTATGCCACGGCCAATGGAGTGATCCGGACGGCCGGTAACCTGGGCAACGGCTACGGCAACCATGTGGTGATCAACCACGGTTACGGTTATGAGACCCTTTACGGGCATATGTACCGGGTGAAAGTGAGGGGCGGCCAGCGGGTAAAACGCGGCGAGATCATTGGTTATGTGGGCAGTACGGGTAAATCCACCGGTCCTCACTGCCATTATGAGGTCCATAAGAACGGCCGGCCACTGGATCCGGTCTACTTTTTCTACAATGACCTGACCCCCGAACAGTTTGACCGGATGCTCAAAATCTCCTCTTCCAGCAACCAGAGCTTCGATTAATGGTGTAACTATGACAGTTCTGTGACACCCCATGCCACAACTTATTGGGAACTTACCTGTTGTACCTGTAAATTTGCAGCGCGTTATGCAGTATTCCCAGGACATATTAGCAATTGCTTACAAGCAACCGGTGATGCAGGATGAATTGCCCCTGATCTTTGAAAAGGAGCAGCAGATGCCTGGTTCCGTACAATACGCCATTCACCGCTACCAGAAACATCCGCAGTGGACCATTGAGGATACGGGAATGCTGAATTACCATTTCCGCAAGAACGATCCCAGGAATAATTTCCTGGAACTGCGTTTCTGCCTGGCCGGTAATGTGTATTGCCGCCAGAAGGATACGGAGTGCGACCAGTGCAAATTCGGCGCCTCCCGTACCTGTGCCGACCGGGAAGATACCATTGACGTGCTGAGCTTCCGCTTTTCGCCCGTTCATCTTTCCCAGTTCCTGCGCCCCGGTCTGGCCAGCAGCAGCCTGTCTGACGATATCCTGCAGTTCAGCCATCCTGCCTCCTTCT from Candidatus Pseudobacter hemicellulosilyticus encodes the following:
- a CDS encoding M23 family metallopeptidase translates to MKKIKYFYNTNTLRYEKLETPLRVKLLRVLGFISAAIVTAIIIVSIAYRYFPSANEKTLMAENEKLEEQFMVLEERTKKIQQQVGELEKRDNEVYRTIFEANPIPDSIRSREIEQQKELKLVMSLTNSQLENSIVNTLNNLTNRIGSQEASYTDIAKFISNKEELLASTPAIQPVSNADMKRVASGFGYRIDPVYKTVKFHAGLDFSAPQGTPIYATANGVIRTAGNLGNGYGNHVVINHGYGYETLYGHMYRVKVRGGQRVKRGEIIGYVGSTGKSTGPHCHYEVHKNGRPLDPVYFFYNDLTPEQFDRMLKISSSSNQSFD
- the alaS gene encoding alanine--tRNA ligase, giving the protein MMTSAAIRQHFLDFFQSKGHSIVPSAPIVIKNDPTLLFTNAGMNQFKDYFLGNKAAPHPRVADTQKCLRVSGKHNDLEEVGVDTYHHTMFEMLGNWSFGDYFKKEAIAWSWELLTEVYKIPRDRLYVTIFEGDTKENLPQDEEALTEWKKWIAEERILMGNKKDNFWEMGDTGPCGPCSEIHVDCRTDDERKAVDGKALVNNDHPQVIEIWNNVFMQFNRLKDGSLQSLPAKHVDTGMGLERLVRVLQGKQSNYDTDLFTGTIAATEGICGKKYDFSDSKPAVAFRVIADHIRAISFTIADGQLPSNTGAGYVIRRILRRAVRYYYSYLEYKQPLLHQLVPILAGQFQTVFPELQQQVDFVSKVVKEEEEAFLRTLDKGLRKMDELINGAKNATINGTAAFELYDTYGFPIDLTRLIARENNLEVDEAGFDKEMKQQKDRSRAATTLDTEDWVVLMPDAKPNTFVGYQQLETMTKVSRYRKVKAKGKESFQLILDTTPFYAESGGQVGDTGTLSFDGELVPVTDTRKENDLIIHFTDTLPINITAVVTAQVDMARRQSTAVHHSATHLLHAALRKVLGTHVAQKGSLVNNEYLRFDFSHFARMTDEEIARVEALVNEKIRENIPVVIKELPKEEALQLGAMALFGEKYGDVVRVVIMDPQYSVELCGGTHVGATGELGLFRIKQESAVAAGVRRLEALCGLAAENYIQEQFSQLRAVRESLKNPKELVKAVESLQTENADLKKKLDHLENRILVGVRNELLQKDEIVNGITFVGDIVEVGNADALKKLCFDLKNNLNDYVAVLCANIGGKPFVAVGIADTVVAAKGLDAGKLIKEQVAPLIKGGGGGQKNLATAGGQDASNLSQVIEKIKALL